From the Spiroplasma chrysopicola DF-1 genome, one window contains:
- a CDS encoding MFS transporter — protein MSNWDSLILFPLVSLFLVVGYFIVLGKRKVNQFQQWIFILQHFSFWLALSIVLNLNYNFISFDILKDITNLGLILLISSLFYAAIFFIPASWITGLLKSRKIWFYCSYFLIAVAIIILLIFPKNLGALIFAALAFGFGISTNSLWFLFFNEQFLEQSNPFLTSASVLPAVGLAGVTGNSIFLGLKVVITNDAFFHLIIFSVMLVVLLISFGCSFFIKEKKENLGVFDTKILTVISPFKWNKVSIILLLIFSVAILRELSQGDLLNLIIAQNLNKRGFGLEAIQRFLHFSQQIWWIAQGLGAILIYPLVVKKVGIKNSLIGAFAIWAGYFLLIGTIQIPELYLVLQILNGFILGALLGILFSLIIMWNSRVKNRPITGFFSAINAFSGFIVQFGIHSAALKQIGIFNGVIIDWNMPIANFNLEILKTTVIILFVSLTVITVLLVILVYFTGNYISGEFANQKKFDHNVSILMKQFNNLPHSNKNHHN, from the coding sequence ATGAGTAATTGAGATAGTTTAATTTTATTTCCTCTTGTTTCGCTTTTTTTAGTTGTAGGATATTTTATTGTTTTAGGAAAAAGAAAGGTTAATCAATTCCAACAATGAATTTTTATTTTGCAACATTTTTCTTTTTGATTAGCTTTATCAATAGTTTTAAACTTAAATTATAATTTTATTAGTTTTGATATTTTAAAAGATATTACTAATCTTGGTTTAATTTTATTAATTAGCAGTTTATTTTATGCCGCAATCTTTTTTATTCCGGCCTCTTGAATCACGGGGTTACTAAAATCGCGGAAAATTTGGTTCTATTGCTCATATTTTTTGATAGCTGTTGCAATTATTATTTTATTAATTTTTCCAAAAAATTTGGGAGCCCTAATTTTTGCTGCCCTGGCTTTTGGTTTTGGAATTTCTACAAATTCATTATGGTTTTTATTTTTTAATGAACAGTTTTTGGAACAAAGTAATCCGTTTTTAACATCAGCTAGCGTATTACCAGCAGTTGGTTTAGCAGGTGTTACGGGCAATAGTATTTTTTTAGGATTAAAAGTAGTTATTACAAACGATGCATTTTTTCATTTAATAATTTTCTCTGTAATGCTAGTTGTTTTATTAATTTCATTTGGTTGTAGTTTTTTTATTAAAGAAAAAAAAGAAAATCTTGGGGTTTTTGATACAAAGATTTTAACTGTTATTAGCCCTTTTAAATGAAATAAGGTTTCGATCATTTTGTTATTAATTTTTAGTGTCGCAATTTTACGCGAACTGAGCCAGGGTGATTTACTAAACCTAATAATTGCTCAGAATTTAAACAAGCGTGGATTTGGATTAGAAGCTATTCAACGTTTTCTACATTTTTCCCAACAAATCTGATGAATTGCTCAGGGTTTAGGGGCAATTCTTATTTACCCATTAGTAGTCAAAAAAGTTGGGATTAAAAATAGTTTAATTGGAGCTTTTGCAATTTGAGCAGGTTATTTTCTTTTAATTGGGACAATCCAAATACCAGAATTATATTTAGTATTACAAATCTTAAATGGTTTTATTTTGGGAGCATTATTAGGGATTTTATTTAGTTTAATTATTATGTGAAACTCACGTGTTAAAAATCGACCAATTACTGGATTTTTCTCAGCAATTAACGCTTTTAGTGGTTTTATTGTTCAATTTGGGATTCATAGTGCCGCTTTAAAACAAATTGGGATTTTTAATGGTGTTATTATTGACTGAAATATGCCGATTGCTAACTTTAATCTTGAAATATTAAAAACAACAGTTATTATTTTATTTGTTAGTTTAACAGTTATTACTGTTTTACTAGTAATTTTGGTTTATTTTACCGGAAATTATATAAGTGGTGAATTTGCCAACCAAAAAAAATTTGATCATAATGTTAGCATATTAATGAAACAGTTTAATAATCTTCCACATAGTAATAAAAATCACCATAATTAG
- the rnr gene encoding ribonuclease R gives MKEKIITVLKEQKKALSSIEIAQILQLNNIDDTKMLLKTLVEMENEHLILVNNNNSFSYLDPQIYLTGVVLINKKGFGFVRINNQQEEYYVGQKDLKDALDNDEVIFRLKKNNNLDKSKKIEAEIVKVIKRKTEYVVGVIRKNKENHQTLEILNVKLQQYCGLITNPEQYSENEIVKGFITNFNPKKNIIEVKVTEIIGNLNQPGVDILAVLYEFNIKTHFEPQVLEEANHVASFLAAPEELTRRRDLTKDIIVTIDGDDAKDLDDAISVIKTANNTYVLKVAIADVAHYVKENKMLDQEALSRGCSVYLIDRVVPMLPEKLSNGVCSLNPNEIRLVMCCEMEISREGKVLNSEIYEGYIKTKARLTYNNVNKFFNDQPGEISSEVQEMLKMARELYQVLARRKHSDGALDFDLDEPKFITNQSGKIEAIVPRERGEAEKLIESFMIRANETVAETIFWMDLPFIYRVHQQPKEKKLRDLYEQLSLLGLNIKGKLENIHAKDIQTILEKLKNYDNFKVLSALFLRSMEKARYSPVNDGHFGLASTCYTHFTSPIRRYPDLLVHRLLKQYLLHNQVGVKILEDTRKTVSFASEQSTICEQKAMDCEREVNKMKEAEYMEDKIGNHYWGIISGVTGFGIFVELENTIEGLVHIRDLKGDYYHFDERTLKLIGEHTRKEYFLGQKLKIKVKNANKKLRQIDFELVRGK, from the coding sequence ATGAAAGAAAAAATTATTACCGTTTTAAAAGAACAAAAGAAAGCTTTAAGTTCAATTGAGATTGCACAGATTTTACAATTAAATAATATTGATGATACAAAAATGTTATTAAAAACATTAGTTGAGATGGAGAATGAACATCTTATTTTAGTTAATAATAATAACAGTTTTTCTTATTTAGACCCGCAAATATATTTGACAGGTGTTGTTTTAATTAATAAAAAAGGTTTTGGTTTTGTACGGATTAATAATCAACAAGAAGAATATTATGTTGGCCAAAAAGATTTAAAAGATGCTTTAGATAATGATGAAGTTATTTTTCGTTTAAAAAAGAATAATAACCTTGATAAAAGTAAAAAAATTGAGGCAGAAATTGTTAAAGTAATTAAGCGAAAAACAGAATATGTTGTTGGGGTGATTCGTAAAAATAAAGAAAACCATCAGACCTTAGAAATTTTAAATGTTAAATTACAACAATATTGTGGTCTAATTACTAATCCTGAACAATATTCGGAAAATGAAATTGTCAAAGGGTTTATTACTAATTTTAATCCAAAAAAAAATATTATTGAGGTTAAAGTAACAGAAATTATTGGAAATTTAAATCAGCCAGGAGTTGATATTTTAGCTGTTCTTTATGAATTTAATATTAAAACGCATTTTGAACCACAAGTATTAGAAGAAGCTAATCATGTTGCAAGTTTTCTAGCTGCTCCAGAAGAATTAACTCGTCGTCGTGATTTAACCAAAGATATTATTGTTACAATTGATGGTGATGATGCGAAAGACCTAGATGATGCTATTAGCGTTATTAAAACCGCAAATAATACTTATGTCTTAAAAGTAGCAATTGCTGATGTTGCCCATTATGTTAAAGAAAATAAAATGCTGGACCAAGAGGCTTTAAGCCGTGGTTGCTCAGTTTATTTAATTGATCGAGTTGTCCCAATGCTGCCAGAAAAATTAAGTAACGGGGTTTGTTCATTAAATCCTAATGAAATTAGATTAGTAATGTGTTGCGAAATGGAAATTTCACGAGAAGGGAAAGTTTTAAATTCGGAAATTTATGAAGGGTATATTAAAACAAAAGCTCGTTTAACTTATAATAATGTTAATAAGTTTTTTAATGATCAACCAGGAGAAATTAGTTCGGAAGTGCAAGAGATGCTAAAAATGGCACGCGAATTATACCAAGTTTTAGCCCGTCGAAAACATAGCGATGGAGCGCTTGATTTTGATTTAGATGAACCAAAATTTATTACAAATCAAAGTGGTAAAATTGAGGCGATTGTTCCCCGTGAACGTGGTGAGGCTGAAAAGTTAATTGAAAGTTTTATGATTCGGGCAAATGAAACAGTAGCGGAAACAATTTTTTGAATGGATTTACCATTTATTTATCGTGTCCATCAACAGCCAAAAGAAAAAAAACTACGGGACTTATATGAACAATTATCATTATTAGGTTTAAATATTAAAGGAAAATTGGAAAATATTCATGCAAAGGATATTCAGACAATTCTCGAAAAATTAAAGAACTATGATAATTTTAAAGTTTTATCTGCCCTATTTTTAAGAAGTATGGAGAAGGCACGTTATAGTCCAGTTAACGATGGCCACTTTGGACTAGCCTCAACTTGTTATACTCATTTTACCTCTCCAATTCGCCGTTATCCCGATTTACTAGTTCACCGCTTATTAAAACAATATTTATTACACAATCAAGTTGGGGTAAAGATTCTTGAAGATACACGTAAAACTGTTAGTTTTGCAAGTGAACAATCAACAATTTGTGAGCAAAAAGCGATGGATTGTGAACGCGAAGTGAATAAGATGAAAGAAGCTGAATATATGGAGGATAAAATTGGTAATCATTATTGGGGGATTATTTCGGGGGTTACCGGGTTTGGAATCTTTGTTGAATTGGAAAATACAATTGAAGGGTTAGTTCATATTCGTGATTTAAAAGGAGATTATTATCATTTTGATGAAAGAACTTTAAAGTTAATTGGTGAACATACTCGGAAAGAATATTTTTTGGGGCAAAAATTAAAGATTAAAGTTAAAAATGCTAATAAAAAATTACGCCAAATTGATTTTGAACTAGTACGTGGAAAATAA
- the ftsY gene encoding signal recognition particle-docking protein FtsY gives MAFFQKLKERREEKKQQKLEKALQKTRLSFSSNIKKLASKYKTYDDEYLAELEEILITSDMGINMTLQITDAIRKKVQKGWSIDETNDYLVKVIMDLYDDPKSKQNKLNIKDNRLNVILMVGVNGAGKTTTISKLTQQFMKEDKKVLLVAGDTFRAGAVEQLNQWAQRLKTEIVVPNKVGQDPASVIFDGISKAKAENYDIVIIDTAGRLQNKVNLMNELEKINRIIKRAIPDAPHETLLVIDAVTGQNGVSQAKTFSEVTDITGIVLTKMDGTAKGGVVLAIKDQLNIPVKLIGLGEQPDDLQEFDIEQYIYNLTKDLFLDEDEEG, from the coding sequence ATGGCTTTTTTTCAAAAACTAAAAGAACGTCGCGAAGAAAAAAAACAACAAAAACTAGAAAAGGCCTTACAAAAAACAAGGCTATCTTTTTCATCTAATATTAAGAAATTAGCTAGTAAATATAAAACTTATGATGATGAGTATTTAGCAGAGTTAGAAGAAATTTTAATTACAAGTGATATGGGAATTAATATGACCTTGCAAATTACCGATGCAATTCGGAAAAAGGTTCAAAAAGGTTGAAGCATTGATGAAACAAATGATTATTTAGTGAAAGTAATTATGGATTTGTATGATGATCCAAAAAGTAAACAAAATAAATTGAATATCAAAGATAATCGGCTAAATGTTATTTTAATGGTTGGAGTTAATGGGGCTGGTAAAACAACAACAATTTCAAAATTAACACAACAATTTATGAAAGAAGATAAAAAAGTTTTATTGGTGGCAGGTGATACGTTCCGGGCTGGGGCTGTTGAGCAATTAAATCAATGAGCACAACGATTAAAGACGGAGATTGTTGTTCCCAATAAAGTAGGACAAGATCCAGCTAGTGTAATTTTTGATGGAATTTCAAAGGCAAAAGCAGAGAATTATGATATTGTAATTATTGATACAGCAGGAAGATTACAAAATAAAGTTAATTTAATGAATGAATTAGAAAAAATTAACAGAATTATTAAAAGAGCGATTCCTGATGCACCACATGAAACATTATTAGTAATTGATGCTGTTACTGGTCAAAATGGTGTTTCACAAGCAAAAACTTTTTCAGAGGTAACTGACATAACTGGGATTGTTTTAACTAAGATGGATGGGACAGCTAAAGGTGGAGTTGTTTTGGCCATTAAAGATCAATTAAATATTCCAGTAAAATTAATTGGGTTAGGTGAACAACCAGATGATTTACAAGAGTTTGATATTGAACAATATATTTATAATTTAACAAAAGACTTATTTTTAGATGAAGATGAAGAGGGTTAA
- a CDS encoding alanine racemase, which produces MYPKITVNQKNIVSNLKKLQYECQSRNLDLVGVVKLVAGNLDVINFLVNNDLNYLGDSRIVNLKKMVNINAKKMLLRIPMHSEVDDVIQYSNICLISELSTLELLEQAAKQQNKNYEVILMIELGDIREGIWDLAVINQTVARVSQFEKVKLVGLGTNFACFGATVPELSKLQKLDELRKTLEEQFKIKLPIISCGNSSHISIWDDLKMPKGINQIRIGSALLCGIGLNDEPLPFLQQNNFKLQAEIIELQQKPSASWGKKGLNAFGEEIQFEDIGIRKKAIIALGRQDVGFEHLVPIDKSIQVIGQSSDHTILDLTNCNSDLKVGDIVEFDLDYLAILSCFTSDYVTKEIINQD; this is translated from the coding sequence ATGTATCCAAAAATAACTGTTAATCAAAAAAATATTGTTAGTAATTTAAAAAAATTACAGTATGAGTGTCAAAGTCGTAATCTTGATTTAGTTGGGGTTGTAAAGTTAGTGGCAGGTAATTTAGATGTTATTAATTTTTTAGTTAATAATGATTTGAATTATTTAGGCGATTCGCGAATTGTTAATTTAAAGAAAATGGTAAATATTAATGCCAAAAAAATGTTGCTAAGGATTCCAATGCATAGTGAAGTTGATGATGTTATTCAATATTCAAATATTTGTTTAATTTCTGAATTATCAACATTAGAATTATTAGAACAAGCAGCAAAACAGCAGAATAAAAATTATGAGGTAATTTTAATGATTGAATTGGGTGATATTCGCGAAGGAATTTGAGATTTAGCGGTTATTAATCAAACAGTAGCAAGAGTAAGCCAATTTGAAAAAGTTAAATTAGTTGGATTAGGAACTAATTTTGCTTGCTTTGGAGCAACAGTCCCAGAATTAAGTAAACTGCAAAAATTAGATGAACTACGAAAAACATTAGAAGAACAATTTAAAATTAAATTGCCAATTATTAGTTGTGGGAATTCTTCGCATATTTCAATTTGAGATGATTTAAAAATGCCAAAAGGGATTAACCAAATTCGTATTGGCTCAGCATTATTATGTGGTATAGGATTAAATGATGAACCATTGCCATTTTTACAACAAAATAATTTTAAATTACAAGCTGAAATTATTGAATTACAACAAAAACCAAGTGCTAGCTGAGGGAAAAAAGGTTTGAATGCTTTTGGGGAAGAAATTCAGTTTGAAGATATAGGGATTCGTAAAAAGGCTATTATTGCTTTAGGGCGTCAGGATGTTGGTTTTGAACACTTAGTGCCGATTGATAAAAGCATTCAAGTTATTGGTCAATCAAGTGATCATACTATTCTTGATTTAACAAATTGTAATAGTGACTTAAAAGTTGGTGATATTGTTGAATTTGATTTAGATTATTTAGCAATTTTGAGTTGCTTTACAAGTGATTATGTCACAAAAGAAATTATTAATCAAGATTAA
- the secG gene encoding preprotein translocase subunit SecG → MNFSTQMFLAVADREVANITIYVFEIIALIISIIMIVIGLLQNKKAQTGLSALNGGNDELFANTKERGLDRTLSIFMLSFGISLFVVTLIIALLTHILLK, encoded by the coding sequence ATGAATTTTAGTACTCAAATGTTCCTAGCCGTTGCTGATCGTGAAGTTGCCAATATTACAATCTATGTCTTTGAAATTATTGCTTTAATTATTTCAATTATAATGATTGTAATTGGATTATTGCAAAATAAAAAAGCCCAAACAGGTCTTAGCGCCTTAAATGGGGGTAATGATGAATTATTTGCTAACACAAAAGAAAGAGGGCTAGATCGAACACTGTCAATTTTTATGTTAAGCTTTGGAATTTCTTTATTTGTAGTTACCTTAATTATTGCGCTACTAACGCATATTTTATTAAAATAA
- the ylxM gene encoding YlxM family DNA-binding protein produces MKDLEKSNHLVMLYELYHQLLTEKQQNYFEQYFFDDYSLSEIADEKGVSRNAVYDSLLKITVALDKFEKRLHLLKKQQQRDEIYQKFKNISEYEKIILELQAIDSE; encoded by the coding sequence ATGAAAGATTTAGAAAAATCAAATCACCTAGTGATGTTGTATGAGTTATACCATCAATTATTAACCGAAAAACAACAAAATTATTTTGAGCAATATTTCTTTGATGATTATTCTTTAAGTGAAATTGCAGATGAAAAAGGTGTGAGTCGTAATGCCGTTTATGATTCATTACTAAAAATTACAGTTGCGTTAGATAAATTTGAAAAGCGCTTACATTTATTAAAAAAACAGCAACAACGTGATGAAATATATCAGAAATTTAAAAATATATCAGAATATGAAAAAATAATTTTAGAATTACAAGCAATTGATAGTGAATAG
- the smpB gene encoding SsrA-binding protein SmpB — protein sequence MHIITINKKARFNYEIFETFEAGIVLTGSEIKSIRNNEVSINEAFVILKKNEAYIINMIIAKYKFTTAYVPDTDRTRKLLLHRREIKKIMQKVKLEKLTIIPLKLYFKHNYVKVEIGLARGKKLYDKREAIKERDNERYRLQQNKTRAR from the coding sequence ATGCATATTATTACTATCAATAAAAAAGCTCGTTTTAATTATGAAATCTTTGAAACATTTGAAGCTGGTATTGTTTTAACAGGTAGTGAAATTAAATCAATTCGTAATAATGAAGTATCAATTAATGAAGCCTTTGTTATTCTTAAAAAAAATGAAGCATATATCATTAATATGATTATTGCAAAATATAAATTCACTACTGCTTATGTCCCTGATACTGATCGCACCCGTAAATTATTATTGCATCGTCGTGAAATTAAAAAGATTATGCAAAAAGTAAAATTAGAAAAACTAACTATTATCCCATTGAAATTATATTTTAAACATAATTATGTCAAAGTTGAAATTGGTTTAGCTCGTGGGAAAAAATTATATGATAAACGCGAAGCAATTAAAGAACGTGATAATGAACGCTATCGTTTACAACAAAATAAAACGCGGGCACGATAA
- a CDS encoding Cof-type HAD-IIB family hydrolase: MQKYKLIALDLDGTTVKSRNKISKKNQRTIKWALENDIKVVIATGRSLGAMRKVIEKLKLAEYNMPVVSFNGSVIYDVKNDKIIKHNYFETKEAITFFEQAKKDKVSLWAYSVSNDKLAYINNKNSLMVKWMSFHTHRKTRVFSQVKNFNDQIYKFVISGKKANVFSFRKTIENNFECNIFDWSYVSKSNLNLEICPVTSDKKHALEFIAKKYNIAPEEIIAMGDGSNDIEMLKWAGLGIAMGNAKKQVKAIANDVTAHHKKSGVAKAIEKHVKIQ; the protein is encoded by the coding sequence ATGCAAAAATACAAGTTAATTGCCCTAGATTTAGACGGAACAACAGTTAAAAGCCGAAATAAAATTTCGAAAAAAAACCAACGCACAATTAAATGAGCGTTAGAAAATGACATTAAAGTTGTCATTGCAACAGGACGTAGTTTAGGAGCAATGCGTAAAGTTATTGAAAAATTAAAACTAGCGGAATATAATATGCCAGTTGTTAGTTTTAATGGCTCAGTTATTTATGATGTTAAAAATGATAAAATTATTAAGCATAATTATTTTGAAACAAAAGAAGCTATTACTTTTTTTGAACAAGCAAAAAAAGATAAAGTGTCATTATGAGCATATTCTGTTTCAAATGATAAGTTAGCATATATCAATAATAAAAATAGTTTAATGGTTAAATGAATGAGTTTTCATACCCATCGTAAAACAAGAGTTTTTTCACAAGTTAAAAATTTTAATGATCAAATTTATAAATTTGTTATTAGTGGAAAAAAAGCGAATGTTTTCTCATTTCGTAAAACAATTGAAAATAATTTTGAATGTAATATTTTTGATTGGTCGTATGTTTCAAAAAGTAATTTAAATTTGGAAATTTGTCCTGTGACAAGTGATAAAAAGCATGCTTTAGAATTTATTGCCAAGAAATATAATATTGCCCCAGAAGAAATAATTGCAATGGGAGATGGCTCAAATGATATTGAAATGTTAAAATGAGCTGGGTTAGGCATTGCAATGGGAAATGCAAAGAAACAAGTAAAAGCAATTGCGAATGATGTGACAGCTCATCATAAAAAATCAGGGGTTGCCAAAGCAATTGAAAAACATGTTAAAATACAATAA
- a CDS encoding TIGR00282 family metallophosphoesterase gives MKVLMIGDIFARAGRIVVSKVLPQLIQEYQIDLVVANAENVTHGKSILRQHYDELKDIGVSIFTSGNHIFKNSEVSKYIDEVGDLLKPANMSLYTPGPGTTVVSVKNKTVRITNLMGRSFMDHVDNPYPIFEEIIANDNSDIHLVDFHAEASAEKLAFAWSFDGKITALVGTHTHVQTTDNRILPKGTAYITDLGMCGSFNSIIGAKPEEVITKEKTGLPARFTPSEDLSDLIFSGVVISINEDNNKAEKIERILIHLHNDEDYH, from the coding sequence ATGAAAGTTTTAATGATTGGTGATATTTTTGCCCGTGCGGGAAGAATAGTTGTCTCAAAAGTTTTACCGCAGTTAATTCAAGAATATCAAATTGATTTAGTTGTTGCAAATGCGGAAAATGTAACGCATGGTAAATCAATTTTACGTCAACATTACGATGAACTAAAAGATATCGGAGTTAGTATTTTTACTTCAGGTAATCATATTTTTAAGAATAGTGAAGTTAGTAAATATATTGATGAAGTTGGGGATTTGTTAAAACCCGCGAACATGAGTCTATATACTCCTGGTCCAGGGACAACTGTTGTATCAGTTAAAAATAAAACAGTGCGGATAACTAATTTAATGGGTCGTAGTTTTATGGACCATGTTGATAATCCTTATCCAATTTTTGAGGAAATTATTGCTAATGATAATTCAGATATTCACTTAGTTGATTTTCATGCCGAAGCTAGTGCAGAAAAATTAGCTTTTGCTTGAAGTTTTGATGGTAAAATTACCGCTTTAGTTGGAACCCATACTCATGTCCAAACAACCGATAATCGCATTTTGCCAAAAGGAACAGCCTATATTACTGATTTGGGAATGTGTGGTAGTTTTAATTCAATCATTGGGGCAAAACCAGAAGAAGTTATCACTAAGGAAAAAACTGGGTTGCCAGCACGTTTTACGCCTTCCGAAGATTTATCTGATTTAATTTTTTCGGGGGTTGTAATTTCAATTAATGAGGATAATAATAAAGCTGAAAAAATTGAGCGAATTTTAATTCATTTGCATAATGATGAGGATTATCACTAA
- the metK gene encoding methionine adenosyltransferase, with translation MKNKILFTSESVSAGHPDKICDQISDAILDECLRQDPNARVACECFITSNFLLIGGEITTTATVNYAQVARKVLTEIGYDNDEWGIDGNTCEIKVLVNTQSPDISLGVDRFGAGDQGIMFGYATNESVNYMPLAISIAHDLVRHASQLRLKKEFIGARPDMKSQVTLDLTDPQHPVIDTILMSIQHDDDIDETAFKKYIQKNIMNPVVSDYHLNLDFRVLINPTGRFVIGGPKGDTGLTGRKIIVDTYGGSARHGGGAFSGKDATKVDRSGAYMARYVAKNIVAAGLADRCEIQLSYAIGISEPISIFVETFGTNRIPNDTILLAIKENFDFRPQQMVMKLHLNKPIYRQTAVYGHFGRGHQELPWEQLDKIHDLAKYLSFE, from the coding sequence ATGAAAAATAAAATTTTGTTTACTTCAGAATCTGTTTCAGCTGGTCATCCTGATAAAATTTGTGACCAAATTTCAGATGCAATTTTAGATGAATGTTTACGTCAAGACCCAAATGCTCGTGTAGCATGTGAATGTTTTATTACCTCTAATTTTTTACTAATTGGGGGAGAAATTACAACAACAGCAACAGTTAATTATGCCCAAGTAGCTCGGAAAGTATTAACCGAAATAGGTTATGATAATGATGAATGAGGAATTGATGGAAATACTTGTGAAATTAAAGTTTTAGTTAACACCCAATCCCCCGATATTTCCCTTGGCGTTGATCGTTTTGGGGCCGGAGACCAAGGAATTATGTTTGGTTATGCCACAAATGAATCAGTTAATTATATGCCTTTAGCAATTTCAATTGCTCATGATTTAGTTCGTCATGCTAGTCAATTACGTCTAAAGAAAGAATTTATTGGTGCTCGTCCCGATATGAAATCACAAGTAACATTAGATTTAACAGACCCCCAACACCCTGTGATTGATACTATATTAATGTCAATTCAGCATGATGATGATATTGATGAAACAGCTTTTAAAAAGTATATTCAAAAAAATATTATGAATCCAGTAGTTAGTGATTATCATTTAAATTTAGATTTCCGGGTATTAATTAATCCAACTGGCCGTTTTGTGATTGGTGGGCCAAAAGGTGATACAGGTTTAACTGGTCGCAAAATTATTGTTGATACTTATGGAGGTAGTGCTCGTCATGGTGGGGGAGCCTTTTCAGGAAAAGATGCAACAAAAGTTGATCGTAGTGGAGCATATATGGCCCGCTATGTCGCCAAAAATATAGTTGCCGCCGGGTTAGCTGATCGTTGTGAAATTCAGTTATCATATGCAATTGGAATTTCAGAACCAATCTCAATTTTTGTTGAGACATTTGGCACTAATCGGATTCCCAATGACACAATTCTTTTAGCAATTAAGGAAAATTTTGATTTTCGTCCCCAACAAATGGTTATGAAATTACACTTAAACAAACCAATTTATCGTCAAACAGCGGTATATGGTCATTTTGGCCGTGGTCATCAAGAATTACCGTGAGAACAATTAGATAAAATTCATGATTTAGCAAAATACCTATCATTTGAATAA
- a CDS encoding alcohol dehydrogenase catalytic domain-containing protein, producing the protein MKALVYRKKGEIEWAEFANPEIINPTDIIVKVEGFTFSHADYRPYLGEDDSVKANTIMGHEAVGVISAVGTAVTTLKIGDRVAVGCIIHCNNCSDCANQNYANCQNGGFILGTSENGTHAEYVRVPYGENSVIKIPTNLALEDVVMLSDVLPTAYENVIKKVDFAKIKTAAIIGDGPIGLSTFLFLINNRVKVDIYGHHQVKLDFFKANGAYETFTTIDKTNQKKYDLVVECVGNDRGTFEAAQQLLGFNGTLVTIGVFKNPVTFFLNELWYQNITIHTGILNVYTLPELLAKIENQEIAPHKIVSQIYDKDEVLTAYHAFKNKDLFKIVVKL; encoded by the coding sequence ATGAAAGCATTAGTTTATCGCAAAAAAGGGGAAATTGAATGAGCAGAATTTGCTAACCCAGAGATTATTAATCCGACCGATATTATTGTTAAAGTAGAAGGATTTACTTTTTCACATGCTGATTATCGTCCATATCTTGGTGAAGATGATAGTGTTAAAGCAAATACAATTATGGGTCACGAAGCAGTTGGTGTTATTAGTGCCGTTGGAACAGCTGTTACAACATTAAAAATTGGTGATCGTGTTGCTGTTGGATGTATTATTCATTGTAATAATTGTTCTGACTGTGCTAACCAAAATTATGCTAATTGTCAAAACGGGGGTTTTATTTTAGGAACATCAGAAAATGGAACACATGCTGAATATGTTCGCGTCCCATATGGGGAAAATAGTGTTATTAAAATCCCAACTAATTTGGCATTAGAAGATGTTGTAATGCTAAGTGATGTTTTACCAACCGCGTATGAAAATGTTATTAAAAAAGTTGATTTTGCAAAAATTAAAACAGCAGCAATAATTGGAGATGGTCCAATTGGACTATCAACATTCTTATTTTTGATAAATAACAGAGTTAAAGTTGATATTTATGGCCACCACCAAGTAAAATTAGATTTTTTTAAAGCAAATGGGGCTTATGAAACTTTTACAACAATAGACAAAACTAATCAGAAAAAATATGATTTAGTTGTTGAATGTGTTGGCAATGATCGGGGAACATTTGAAGCAGCGCAACAACTATTAGGATTTAATGGGACATTAGTTACAATTGGTGTTTTTAAAAACCCAGTTACATTTTTCCTTAATGAATTATGATATCAAAATATTACAATTCATACGGGAATTTTAAATGTCTATACTTTACCAGAGTTATTAGCTAAAATTGAAAACCAAGAAATTGCCCCCCACAAAATTGTGAGTCAGATTTATGATAAGGATGAGGTTCTAACTGCCTACCATGCTTTTAAAAATAAAGATTTATTTAAAATAGTTGTTAAATTATAA